A single Agrococcus sp. ARC_14 DNA region contains:
- a CDS encoding glutaredoxin family protein, translated as MVEITLIAKPGCHLCEEARPIVERVVAGFEGATLTEVSILDDPTLEARWADDIPVVLIDGRPHSSWRVDPAKLADRIQARLTA; from the coding sequence ATGGTCGAGATCACCCTCATCGCCAAGCCCGGCTGCCACCTCTGCGAGGAGGCACGGCCCATCGTCGAGCGTGTCGTCGCAGGCTTCGAGGGCGCGACGCTCACCGAGGTCTCGATCCTCGACGACCCCACGCTCGAGGCGCGATGGGCCGACGACATCCCGGTCGTGCTGATCGACGGGCGCCCGCACTCGTCGTGGCGCGTCGACCCCGCGAAGCTGGCCGACCGCATCCAGGCCCGCCTTACGGCGTGA
- a CDS encoding GNAT family N-acetyltransferase, whose translation MTIELATPDTEGLHDAVRHLASWQRSRDPLQLHPGDIGWFWRLGAQRAADAVRTWRLDGEVAAVGLLDGADLLRVTTAPELRHDESLAASMIDDLVRPERGVLPAGRVSVEAPTGALLDARLADAGWSSGEPWTPLERDLTDAVEVDESERPLRIVQVDGSDPALVSAWAAVQRSAFDTAAAVDERWYAMAAGSPFEHARCLLGFDGDDAAAGIIVWSAGEGRPGLVEPMGVHQEHRGRGHARAITQAAAAALRELGASSAQVCTESERLGAVATYRSAGFVPMPQRLDRTRGA comes from the coding sequence GTGACGATCGAGCTCGCGACCCCTGACACCGAAGGGCTGCACGACGCGGTGCGACACCTTGCCAGCTGGCAGCGCAGCCGCGACCCGCTGCAGCTGCACCCCGGCGACATCGGCTGGTTCTGGCGCCTCGGTGCACAGCGAGCGGCCGATGCGGTGCGCACGTGGCGCCTGGATGGCGAGGTGGCCGCCGTCGGGCTGCTCGACGGTGCCGATCTGCTGCGCGTCACCACCGCGCCCGAGTTGCGACACGACGAGTCGCTCGCGGCCTCGATGATCGACGACCTGGTGCGTCCGGAGCGCGGTGTGCTGCCCGCTGGCCGCGTGAGCGTGGAGGCGCCGACGGGCGCACTGCTGGATGCGCGGCTGGCCGACGCGGGCTGGAGCAGCGGCGAGCCATGGACGCCGCTCGAGCGAGACCTGACGGATGCGGTGGAGGTCGACGAGAGCGAGCGCCCGCTGCGGATCGTGCAGGTCGACGGCTCCGACCCAGCGCTGGTCTCGGCGTGGGCCGCCGTGCAGCGCTCGGCCTTCGACACGGCGGCCGCCGTCGACGAGCGCTGGTACGCGATGGCGGCGGGCTCACCGTTCGAGCACGCTCGCTGCCTGCTCGGGTTCGACGGTGATGACGCTGCTGCAGGCATCATCGTCTGGTCGGCGGGAGAGGGGCGACCCGGACTCGTCGAGCCGATGGGCGTGCACCAGGAGCACCGCGGTCGCGGCCACGCGCGCGCCATCACGCAGGCCGCCGCGGCCGCGCTGCGCGAGCTGGGTGCCTCGAGCGCACAGGTGTGCACCGAGAGCGAGCGCCTCGGGGCTGTCGCCACCTATCGTTCAGCAGGCTTCGTGCCGATGCCGCAGCGGCTCGACCGCACGCGCGGCGCCTAG
- a CDS encoding histidine phosphatase family protein produces the protein MPARRLHLVRHGEVHNPEGVLYGRLPGYTLSQRGHRMAQLAVEQLSSGETARPVVRLAASPLERAQQSAQPWSDAFGLEIRTEHRIIEPTNRFEGKTFEASGALTHPSSWPLLRNPFRPSWGEPYKAIAQRMRAAMEDAWDELEESGDDGDIVMVSHQSPIWMAHLDIAGRHLWHDPRSRRCQLSSITSFARMDGRFAEVDYVEPAAAVDAIDTGAV, from the coding sequence ATGCCCGCCCGTCGCCTCCATCTCGTGCGCCACGGCGAGGTGCACAACCCGGAGGGCGTGCTCTACGGGCGGCTGCCGGGCTACACCCTCTCCCAGCGCGGCCACCGCATGGCGCAGCTCGCCGTCGAGCAGCTCTCCAGCGGCGAGACGGCCCGACCGGTGGTGCGGCTCGCGGCCAGCCCGCTCGAGCGTGCGCAGCAGTCGGCGCAGCCGTGGTCGGATGCCTTCGGCCTCGAGATCCGCACCGAGCACCGCATCATCGAGCCGACGAACCGGTTCGAGGGCAAGACCTTCGAGGCGAGCGGCGCGCTCACGCATCCCTCGTCGTGGCCGCTGCTGCGCAATCCCTTCCGCCCGTCGTGGGGCGAGCCGTACAAGGCGATCGCCCAGCGGATGCGCGCGGCGATGGAGGATGCCTGGGACGAGCTCGAGGAATCCGGCGACGACGGCGACATCGTGATGGTCAGCCACCAGTCGCCGATCTGGATGGCGCACCTCGACATCGCGGGCAGGCACCTCTGGCACGACCCGCGCTCGCGCCGTTGCCAGCTCTCATCGATCACGAGCTTCGCGCGCATGGACGGCCGCTTCGCCGAGGTCGACTACGTCGAGCCGGCCGCCGCGGTCGACGCGATCGACACGGGGGCGGTGTGA
- the ccsB gene encoding c-type cytochrome biogenesis protein CcsB, with amino-acid sequence MAVYTLAFIAYAVDVARRSAAKPVPAEARELVGAGALAGADAPARPDAPARPDASAPLTTASRGARIGFALTVLAWALHLGGALLRGLAAGRVPWSNMYEFALTGVAVIVGVFVLSRLWKDLNFLGVFITGLATVFLGVATVNYYVEVTPLPPALQSYWLVIHVFVATLATGFMGLGTGLSILQLIKEKRDNGFLRSLPSPVQLEDLAYRVGVIGFIFWTFTLMAGAIWAEHAWGRYWGWDTKEVWTFVIWVIYAGYVHARATRGWRGSRSAWLQIIGFTAIIFNFTIVNQFFAGLHAYSGL; translated from the coding sequence ATGGCCGTGTACACGCTCGCGTTCATCGCCTACGCGGTCGACGTCGCACGCCGCTCGGCGGCGAAGCCGGTGCCTGCCGAGGCGCGCGAGCTGGTCGGCGCGGGTGCGCTCGCCGGCGCCGACGCACCTGCCCGCCCCGACGCACCTGCCCGCCCCGACGCATCCGCCCCCCTCACGACCGCAAGTCGCGGCGCTCGGATCGGCTTCGCGCTCACGGTGCTCGCGTGGGCGCTGCACCTCGGCGGCGCGCTGCTGCGAGGCCTCGCGGCCGGGCGCGTGCCCTGGTCGAACATGTACGAGTTCGCGCTCACCGGCGTCGCCGTGATCGTCGGCGTCTTCGTGCTGTCGCGGCTGTGGAAGGACCTGAACTTCCTCGGCGTGTTCATCACCGGCCTCGCGACCGTGTTCCTGGGCGTCGCGACCGTGAACTACTACGTCGAGGTCACGCCGCTGCCGCCGGCGCTGCAGTCGTACTGGCTCGTCATCCACGTCTTCGTGGCGACGCTCGCGACCGGATTCATGGGCCTCGGCACCGGCCTGAGCATCCTGCAGCTCATCAAGGAGAAGCGCGACAACGGCTTCCTGCGGTCGCTGCCGAGCCCGGTGCAGCTCGAGGATCTCGCCTACCGCGTCGGCGTGATCGGCTTCATCTTCTGGACCTTCACGCTGATGGCCGGCGCGATCTGGGCGGAGCACGCCTGGGGCCGCTACTGGGGCTGGGACACGAAGGAGGTCTGGACCTTCGTGATCTGGGTCATCTACGCGGGCTACGTCCATGCGCGCGCGACCCGGGGCTGGCGCGGCTCTCGCTCTGCCTGGCTGCAGATCATCGGCTTCACCGCGATCATCTTCAACTTCACGATCGTGAACCAGTTCTTCGCGGGCCTGCACGCCTACTCCGGCCTCTGA
- a CDS encoding AURKAIP1/COX24 domain-containing protein, which produces MGSVVKKRRKRMSKKKHRKQLRKTRHQRRNKK; this is translated from the coding sequence ATGGGTTCTGTGGTCAAGAAACGCCGCAAGCGCATGTCGAAGAAGAAGCACCGCAAGCAGCTTCGTAAGACGCGCCACCAGCGCCGCAACAAGAAGTAG
- the aspS gene encoding aspartate--tRNA(Asn) ligase — MTQRTLIKDLASLPDGPVKVAGWVETVRDQKRVQFVILRDESGSAQLVNPVNEETAETAAKVSALMHGSFITVEGDLKADERVKLGGLEVKVHSLTVESAALDSPIADDSSIDKRLDWRFLDLRRPEAQLIFRVQTTIEHAMRQHWVDEGFIELHTPKLMATASESRAELFEVPYFETTAYLAQSPQLFKQMAQSAGFGKIFEIAPAFRADPSFTSRHATEFTSVDSEISWIDSHEDVMQLHETLLTKAVTAVVEKHGAELKEHFDIDLQVPTTPFPRITHAEVKAIVEARGHTIERTDGDLDPEAERQISQHVQDELGHDFVFVTEFPSSVRPFYHLRPEGRPEVTNSYDLIYNGVEISTGAQREHRVDVLEAQIVEKGMSPAELEEYLDFFRYGVPPHGGFGMGLARVVMLMLGLGSIRETTFLFRGPARLTP, encoded by the coding sequence GTGACTCAGCGGACTCTCATCAAGGACCTCGCATCGCTCCCCGACGGCCCCGTGAAGGTGGCGGGATGGGTGGAGACGGTGCGCGACCAGAAGCGCGTGCAGTTCGTGATCCTGCGCGACGAGTCGGGCTCGGCCCAGCTCGTGAACCCCGTGAACGAGGAGACGGCGGAGACGGCCGCGAAGGTCTCCGCGCTCATGCACGGCTCGTTCATCACCGTCGAGGGCGACCTCAAGGCCGACGAGCGCGTCAAGCTCGGCGGCCTCGAGGTGAAGGTGCACTCGCTCACGGTCGAGTCGGCGGCCCTGGACTCCCCCATCGCCGATGACTCGTCGATCGACAAGCGCCTCGACTGGCGCTTCCTCGACCTGCGCCGCCCGGAGGCGCAGCTGATCTTCCGCGTGCAGACCACCATCGAGCACGCGATGCGCCAGCACTGGGTCGACGAGGGCTTCATCGAGCTGCACACGCCGAAGCTCATGGCCACGGCCTCCGAGTCGCGCGCCGAGCTCTTCGAGGTGCCCTACTTCGAGACCACTGCCTACCTCGCGCAGTCCCCGCAGCTGTTCAAGCAGATGGCGCAGTCTGCCGGCTTCGGGAAGATCTTCGAGATCGCCCCGGCGTTCCGCGCCGATCCCTCCTTCACGAGCCGCCACGCGACCGAGTTCACCTCGGTCGACAGCGAGATCTCCTGGATCGACTCGCACGAGGACGTCATGCAACTGCACGAGACGCTGCTGACGAAGGCGGTCACGGCGGTCGTCGAGAAGCATGGCGCCGAGCTCAAGGAGCACTTCGACATCGACCTGCAGGTGCCGACGACGCCGTTCCCGCGCATCACGCACGCCGAGGTCAAGGCGATCGTGGAGGCCCGCGGCCACACGATCGAGCGCACCGACGGCGACCTCGACCCCGAGGCAGAGCGCCAGATCTCGCAGCACGTGCAGGACGAGCTGGGCCACGACTTCGTCTTCGTGACGGAGTTCCCCTCGAGCGTGCGACCGTTCTACCACCTGCGCCCCGAGGGCCGCCCCGAGGTCACGAACTCCTACGACCTCATCTACAACGGTGTCGAGATCTCCACCGGCGCGCAGCGCGAGCACCGCGTCGATGTGCTCGAGGCGCAGATCGTCGAGAAGGGCATGAGCCCCGCGGAGCTCGAGGAGTACCTCGACTTCTTCCGCTACGGCGTGCCCCCGCACGGCGGCTTCGGCATGGGCCTGGCCCGCGTCGTCATGCTCATGCTTGGCCTCGGCTCGATCCGCGAGACGACCTTCCTGTTCCGCGGGCCGGCGCGGCTCACGCCGTAA
- a CDS encoding cytochrome c biogenesis protein CcdA: MAAFDPAGAVLSGQLLVSVPIALLAGLVSFASPCILPLVPGYLGLVGSLVGDKEGGRGRLIAGVALFIAGFTLVFVLGNAIVGAASSFLLQYADLLVRILGVVLILLGLVFVGQFSFLQRIWKPQQVKSGGMWAAPVVGVVFALGWTPCSGPTLAAISALTVTTGSAWQGAILGLAYALGLGIPFLLIALGLGWAGGAVAWLRRHIRLVNIVGGAMLMAIGLLMVTGAWNAIMQSLQGWIASVVTII; the protein is encoded by the coding sequence GTGGCCGCGTTCGACCCTGCGGGCGCCGTGCTGAGCGGGCAGCTGCTCGTCTCGGTGCCGATCGCGCTGCTCGCCGGGCTCGTCTCGTTCGCGAGCCCGTGCATCCTGCCGCTCGTGCCCGGCTATCTGGGCCTGGTCGGCTCGCTCGTCGGCGACAAGGAGGGTGGCCGCGGCCGCCTCATCGCGGGCGTCGCGCTGTTCATCGCCGGCTTCACGCTCGTGTTCGTGCTCGGCAACGCCATCGTCGGGGCGGCCAGCTCGTTCCTGCTGCAGTACGCCGATCTGCTCGTGCGCATCCTCGGCGTGGTGCTCATCCTCCTCGGGCTCGTCTTCGTCGGGCAGTTCTCCTTCCTGCAGCGCATCTGGAAGCCGCAGCAGGTGAAGTCGGGCGGCATGTGGGCCGCGCCGGTCGTCGGCGTGGTCTTCGCGCTCGGCTGGACCCCCTGCTCGGGCCCGACCCTCGCCGCGATCAGCGCGCTCACGGTCACGACCGGCAGCGCCTGGCAGGGCGCGATCCTCGGCCTCGCCTACGCGCTCGGCCTGGGGATCCCGTTCCTGCTCATCGCGCTCGGGCTCGGCTGGGCGGGCGGTGCCGTCGCGTGGCTGCGTCGACACATCCGCCTCGTCAACATCGTCGGCGGTGCCATGCTCATGGCCATCGGCCTGCTCATGGTCACCGGCGCGTGGAACGCCATCATGCAATCGCTCCAGGGTTGGATCGCCTCCGTTGTCACCATCATCTAG
- a CDS encoding DUF559 domain-containing protein gives MDFLHWLATAGGVCTTAIASEHISERELRELRRRGALRVPLRGWVALDGVDNDVTRALGLGGVVSCVSAFRSLGLWTPHGDRDLHIRVHRETHSARLARASRADGMRVHTLLRHLPERRPWDGTDSIPTSLAVAAGCVAEVDLIAAADSALRAKKLHRDELHDLTRQLPKALRRSLERASEQSGSGSESTFAAMLHRAQIAFTQQPELLPGEFCDFLIGKSLVVEVDSLEWHGSRKQMANDRRRDAALTMLGYRVLRFTYEQVMFEPQAVMAIVLDLVRRNVHRRAPITRDA, from the coding sequence ATGGACTTCCTGCACTGGCTCGCCACCGCGGGCGGCGTCTGCACGACGGCTATCGCGAGCGAGCACATCAGCGAGCGCGAGCTGCGAGAGCTCCGTCGCCGGGGTGCGCTCCGGGTGCCGCTCCGAGGCTGGGTCGCTCTCGACGGCGTCGACAACGACGTCACGCGGGCCTTGGGGCTCGGCGGTGTCGTCAGCTGCGTCAGCGCGTTCCGCAGCCTGGGACTCTGGACGCCGCATGGCGACCGCGACCTCCACATCCGCGTGCATCGCGAGACCCACAGCGCGCGCCTCGCGCGCGCATCGCGGGCTGACGGCATGCGGGTGCACACACTGCTCCGACACCTCCCGGAACGCCGGCCGTGGGACGGCACCGACTCGATCCCCACCTCGCTCGCGGTGGCAGCAGGGTGCGTTGCAGAGGTCGACCTGATCGCCGCCGCAGACAGCGCGCTGCGCGCCAAGAAGCTGCACCGCGACGAGCTCCACGACCTCACGCGACAGCTGCCCAAGGCGCTCCGTCGCTCGCTCGAGCGCGCCTCCGAGCAGTCGGGGTCCGGGTCGGAGTCGACGTTCGCCGCGATGCTGCACCGCGCGCAGATCGCATTCACCCAGCAGCCCGAACTGCTGCCCGGCGAGTTCTGCGACTTCCTGATCGGCAAGTCGCTGGTCGTCGAGGTCGACTCACTCGAGTGGCACGGCTCGCGCAAGCAGATGGCGAATGATCGCAGGCGAGACGCCGCGCTCACGATGCTCGGCTACCGCGTGCTCCGCTTCACCTACGAGCAGGTGATGTTCGAGCCACAGGCCGTGATGGCGATCGTGCTCGACCTGGTGCGACGCAATGTCCACAGGCGGGCACCGATCACCCGAGACGCGTGA
- a CDS encoding metalloregulator ArsR/SmtB family transcription factor, with product MADIFTVIADSTRRDILSVLLDRRDSSGEASVSQIVEALGVPQPTVSKHLRTLRDAGLVTVREDGQHRFYAIVLSPFDEIDDWLMPFIFADSDQEEASLGAAAFAAWAGVNVQAPLRAAADQARQAAEQARVAAEAALARVSERVEHPAPVGASLGRKAAEGVHDLQDRVQEARDRIQDVQDRLHDMQSRASQRLDGVRDRIRSRDEVEAGDDRPAREGDDAKLD from the coding sequence ATGGCCGACATCTTCACCGTGATCGCGGACAGCACGCGACGGGACATCCTCAGCGTGCTCCTCGATCGCCGCGACTCGTCGGGAGAGGCGAGCGTCAGTCAGATCGTCGAGGCGCTCGGCGTGCCGCAGCCGACCGTGTCGAAGCACCTGCGCACGCTGCGCGACGCCGGCCTCGTGACCGTCCGCGAAGACGGCCAGCACCGCTTCTATGCCATCGTGCTCTCGCCCTTCGACGAGATCGACGACTGGCTGATGCCGTTCATCTTCGCCGACAGCGACCAGGAGGAGGCGAGCCTCGGCGCTGCCGCCTTCGCCGCGTGGGCGGGCGTCAATGTGCAGGCACCGCTGCGTGCCGCCGCCGATCAGGCGCGACAGGCCGCCGAGCAGGCACGCGTCGCCGCGGAGGCCGCGCTCGCGCGCGTCTCAGAGCGCGTCGAGCACCCCGCGCCCGTCGGCGCGTCGCTCGGACGCAAGGCAGCGGAAGGCGTCCACGACCTCCAGGACCGCGTCCAGGAGGCAAGGGACCGCATCCAGGACGTGCAGGATCGCCTGCATGATATGCAGTCGCGCGCCTCGCAGCGCCTGGATGGCGTGCGCGACAGGATCCGCAGCCGCGACGAGGTCGAGGCCGGCGATGACCGGCCAGCTCGAGAGGGCGACGACGCCAAGCTCGATTGA
- a CDS encoding o-succinylbenzoate synthase, with protein sequence MDLAFERLADRMHVVSLPLATRFRGVEHREVALFSGAAGWGEWSPFLEYEPEEAARWLRAALEDAELERPAVVRERIPVNATLPAVGPDAVAGLLARYDGCRTVKVKVAERGQWLDEDVARVAEVRALLPDARIRVDANGGWSVDEAETAVRALEHFDLEYVEQPCASVPELAELRTRLHRLAIPIAADESVRKAEDPLLVARAGAADVIVVKAQPLGGIRAALAIVEEAGLPAVVSSALDSSVGLSLGAALAGALPSLPYDCGLGTGALLAADVASTPLLPVGGTIPAGRVSPDPALLAAHAAAPERLEHWRARLAACIPHL encoded by the coding sequence GTGGACCTCGCCTTCGAACGGCTCGCCGACCGCATGCACGTCGTGTCGCTGCCCCTTGCGACGCGCTTCCGCGGCGTCGAGCATCGCGAGGTCGCGCTGTTCTCCGGGGCTGCCGGCTGGGGCGAGTGGAGCCCGTTCCTGGAGTACGAGCCCGAGGAGGCCGCGCGGTGGCTGCGGGCCGCGCTCGAGGACGCCGAGCTCGAGCGGCCTGCGGTCGTGCGCGAGCGCATCCCGGTGAACGCGACGCTGCCTGCGGTGGGGCCGGATGCCGTTGCGGGTTTGCTGGCGCGCTATGACGGGTGCCGCACCGTGAAGGTGAAGGTCGCGGAGCGCGGGCAGTGGCTGGACGAGGATGTCGCGCGGGTCGCGGAGGTGCGGGCGCTGTTGCCTGACGCGCGCATCCGGGTGGATGCGAACGGCGGTTGGAGCGTCGACGAGGCAGAGACCGCGGTGCGGGCGCTCGAGCACTTCGACCTGGAGTACGTGGAGCAGCCGTGCGCGAGCGTGCCCGAGCTGGCCGAGCTGCGCACGCGACTGCATCGGCTGGCGATCCCGATCGCGGCCGACGAGTCGGTGCGCAAGGCCGAGGATCCGCTGCTCGTCGCTCGCGCCGGTGCCGCCGACGTGATCGTGGTGAAGGCGCAGCCGCTGGGCGGCATCCGCGCGGCGCTCGCCATCGTCGAGGAGGCAGGGTTGCCCGCAGTCGTCTCGAGCGCGCTCGACTCGTCCGTGGGGCTGTCGCTCGGCGCGGCGCTGGCCGGCGCGCTCCCCTCGCTGCCCTACGACTGCGGGCTCGGCACCGGAGCGCTGCTGGCCGCCGACGTCGCGTCGACGCCGCTGCTGCCCGTCGGGGGCACGATCCCCGCGGGCCGCGTCTCCCCCGACCCGGCACTCCTCGCTGCCCACGCCGCTGCCCCCGAGCGGCTGGAGCACTGGCGCGCGCGCCTCGCCGCCTGCATCCCGCACCTCTGA
- a CDS encoding cytochrome c biogenesis protein ResB, which yields MSPSSSSDPLRPGDHIDSAEPAESAPGSGPRLGVVGWLRFLWRQLTSMRTAIVLLLLLAVGAIPGSLVPQRSSDPNGVIQVRADNPDLVWLYDALSLHDVYSSPWFSAIYILLFTSLVGCVIPRLMHHWKAMRALPPRTPARLSRLVGFQTVAGDASDLDRADGVLKRLGYRTTRYGDSVSAERGYLRETGNLLFHISLLAMILVVGLGSGFGYNGQRLVVEGRGFANTLSSYDTFTAGQWFDDAALDPFSVQLDDLDVVYETENPNAVGAPLDFTAHVSVTEHGAERDAQIKVNEPLNVAGADLYLISNGYAPRISVRDAEGDLVYDEYTPFLAQDDQMTSLGVMKLPDGLGEQLGLRGFFYPTAVPLDTGALASAYPDLANPVLSLQAFTGDLGLDAGVPRSVYALETDEMTQIAGGESGTDALTIAPGQTVDIPGGLGTITFEDVRRYGVIDVHVDHTQTPVFWIAVVLMVSLLGSLLIPRRRLWVKAVGGRLELAGLARGEDPTLERAVDDLAKRLGGGAEPAVAEHAGDAEPEPGSRREGTIDS from the coding sequence TTGTCACCATCATCTAGCTCCGACCCGCTGCGCCCGGGCGACCACATCGACTCGGCCGAGCCCGCCGAGAGCGCGCCCGGCAGCGGGCCGAGGCTCGGCGTGGTCGGCTGGCTGCGCTTCCTGTGGCGGCAGCTCACGTCGATGCGCACGGCGATCGTGCTGCTGCTGCTGCTCGCGGTCGGCGCGATCCCCGGCAGTCTCGTGCCGCAGCGCTCGAGCGACCCGAACGGCGTCATCCAGGTGCGCGCCGACAATCCCGATCTGGTGTGGCTCTACGACGCGCTGTCGCTCCACGACGTCTACTCGAGCCCATGGTTCTCGGCCATCTACATCCTGCTGTTCACCTCCCTGGTCGGCTGCGTCATCCCGCGCCTCATGCACCACTGGAAGGCCATGCGCGCGCTGCCGCCGCGCACCCCCGCCCGCCTGTCTCGCCTCGTCGGCTTCCAGACCGTGGCGGGCGACGCATCCGACCTCGACCGTGCGGATGGGGTGCTCAAGAGGCTCGGGTACCGCACGACGCGCTACGGCGACTCGGTCTCTGCCGAGCGCGGCTACCTGCGCGAGACGGGCAACCTGCTGTTCCACATCTCGCTGCTGGCGATGATCCTGGTGGTGGGCCTCGGCTCGGGCTTCGGCTACAACGGGCAGCGGCTCGTGGTCGAGGGGCGCGGCTTCGCGAACACGCTGTCGAGCTATGACACGTTCACGGCGGGGCAGTGGTTCGACGACGCGGCGCTGGATCCGTTCTCGGTGCAGCTCGACGACCTCGACGTGGTCTACGAGACCGAGAACCCGAACGCCGTCGGCGCACCGCTCGACTTCACCGCGCACGTGTCGGTCACCGAGCATGGCGCGGAGCGCGACGCGCAGATCAAGGTGAACGAGCCGCTCAACGTCGCGGGCGCCGACCTCTACCTGATCTCGAACGGCTACGCGCCCCGCATCTCGGTGCGCGACGCCGAGGGCGATCTCGTCTACGACGAGTACACGCCGTTCCTCGCCCAGGACGACCAGATGACGAGCCTGGGCGTGATGAAGCTGCCGGATGGCCTCGGGGAGCAGCTGGGCCTACGCGGCTTCTTCTACCCGACGGCCGTGCCGCTCGACACCGGCGCCCTCGCATCCGCCTACCCAGACCTCGCGAACCCGGTGCTGTCGCTGCAGGCGTTCACGGGGGATCTGGGCCTCGACGCCGGGGTCCCGCGCTCGGTGTATGCGCTCGAGACCGACGAGATGACGCAGATCGCGGGCGGGGAATCGGGCACCGATGCGCTGACGATCGCACCGGGGCAGACGGTCGACATTCCGGGCGGGCTCGGCACGATCACGTTCGAGGATGTGCGGCGCTACGGGGTGATCGACGTGCATGTGGATCACACGCAGACGCCGGTGTTCTGGATCGCGGTGGTGCTGATGGTCTCGCTGCTCGGCTCGCTGCTCATCCCGCGGCGCCGCCTGTGGGTGAAGGCCGTGGGCGGCAGGCTCGAGCTCGCCGGACTCGCGCGTGGCGAGGACCCGACGCTCGAGCGCGCGGTCGACGATCTGGCGAAGCGGCTCGGGGGCGGGGCCGAGCCCGCTGTCGCGGAGCACGCTGGCGATGCCGAGCCCGAGCCCGGCAGCCGTCGCGAGGGTACGATCGACTCGTGA
- a CDS encoding TlpA disulfide reductase family protein translates to MRVAGIALAALALAGCASADGVAGQVGDAGYIAGDGFVTEFAPEDRTAPEPFSGPLAEGGEFDSAELDGVSLVNFWYAACPPCRVEAPVLAELHAELGDEVDFIGVNVRDGAAQAATFEEQFGIEYPSVLDDESAEAQLAFTGIVAPNAVPSTIILDAEGRVAARISGAVTDTSILSTLLREELER, encoded by the coding sequence ATGCGCGTGGCCGGCATCGCGCTCGCTGCGCTCGCGCTCGCGGGCTGTGCTTCGGCCGACGGCGTGGCGGGCCAGGTCGGCGACGCCGGGTACATCGCCGGCGACGGCTTCGTCACGGAGTTCGCGCCCGAGGATCGCACGGCGCCGGAGCCGTTCTCGGGCCCGCTCGCGGAGGGCGGCGAGTTCGACTCGGCCGAGCTCGACGGCGTCTCGCTCGTCAACTTCTGGTACGCCGCCTGCCCGCCGTGCAGGGTCGAGGCACCGGTGCTCGCCGAGCTGCACGCTGAGCTCGGCGACGAGGTCGACTTCATCGGTGTGAACGTGCGCGACGGCGCCGCGCAGGCCGCGACCTTCGAGGAGCAGTTCGGCATCGAGTACCCCTCGGTGCTCGACGACGAATCCGCCGAGGCGCAGCTCGCGTTCACCGGCATCGTCGCCCCGAACGCCGTGCCCTCGACGATCATCCTTGACGCCGAGGGCCGCGTGGCCGCCCGCATCTCCGGCGCCGTGACCGACACCAGCATCCTCTCGACGCTGCTGCGGGAGGAGCTCGAGCGGTGA